One stretch of Desulfovibrio sp. UCD-KL4C DNA includes these proteins:
- the metC gene encoding cystathionine beta-lyase — MKNIATKLVTGGQKEALQNINTINPPLHRASTVLFDCYADMQLDIQGKFEGIAYGTSGLAAQNAFEAAMAELEGAYRCKAFQSGINAIAMVLMAYTKQGDHVLICDNVYGPTRYFCTDFLSKYGVTADFLPSNAGHDISSFLKNETRLVFMESPGSNTFEVQDVPAITKVCREKGIVSVIDNTWATPLYLNPFELGVDVSIQSATKYITGHSDILLGTVSTTEERWAEFEACCHLFESFASQEDCYQALRGLRTLHVRLKHHEQSALDIANWLTTHKAVEKVIHPALESHPEHELWKRDFKGASGLFAFTLSDEYENMDHSVFVDSLELFGIGYSWGGYKSLITGGKMQRNNSFAYEGKTIFRLNIGLEDVDDLKKDLEQGLAKLMS, encoded by the coding sequence GTGAAGAATATCGCCACAAAGTTAGTTACCGGGGGCCAAAAGGAAGCTCTTCAAAATATAAATACTATCAATCCTCCTTTGCACCGTGCTTCTACAGTTCTTTTTGATTGTTATGCAGATATGCAGCTGGATATTCAGGGTAAATTTGAAGGTATTGCATATGGGACCAGCGGACTTGCTGCGCAGAATGCTTTTGAAGCGGCTATGGCTGAACTTGAAGGGGCATATCGCTGTAAAGCTTTTCAGTCCGGCATAAATGCTATTGCTATGGTTTTGATGGCCTACACTAAACAAGGTGATCATGTTTTAATTTGCGATAATGTTTATGGTCCGACCCGTTATTTTTGCACAGATTTTTTATCGAAGTACGGTGTTACAGCAGATTTTCTACCGTCAAATGCCGGTCATGATATCAGTAGCTTTTTGAAGAATGAAACCCGCTTGGTATTTATGGAGTCGCCCGGTTCAAATACTTTTGAAGTTCAGGATGTTCCTGCCATTACTAAAGTTTGCCGTGAGAAGGGAATTGTCAGTGTTATTGATAATACATGGGCTACTCCGCTATATCTAAACCCCTTTGAGCTTGGGGTGGATGTCTCCATACAGTCTGCAACAAAATATATTACAGGCCATTCAGATATTCTTCTCGGAACTGTTTCAACAACTGAAGAAAGATGGGCGGAGTTCGAAGCATGTTGCCATCTTTTTGAAAGTTTTGCTTCGCAGGAAGATTGCTATCAGGCTTTGCGTGGACTCAGAACTCTTCATGTGCGTCTTAAACATCATGAACAATCTGCACTTGATATTGCAAACTGGCTGACAACTCATAAAGCTGTAGAGAAAGTCATACATCCTGCGCTTGAAAGTCATCCTGAGCATGAGCTCTGGAAACGCGATTTTAAGGGGGCCAGCGGACTCTTCGCATTTACTCTTAGTGACGAGTACGAAAATATGGATCATTCCGTCTTTGTAGATAGTCTTGAGCTATTCGGCATCGGTTACAGCTGGGGAGGGTATAAAAGCCTTATTACTGGCGGTAAAATGCAAAGGAATAATTCTTTTGCATACGAAGGAAAAACTATTTTCAGACTTAATATCGGTTTGGAAGACGTTGATGATCTGAAAAAAGATTTGGAGCAAGGGCTTGCTAAATTAATGAGCTAA